In one Ictalurus furcatus strain D&B chromosome 10, Billie_1.0, whole genome shotgun sequence genomic region, the following are encoded:
- the s1pr1 gene encoding sphingosine 1-phosphate receptor 1, whose translation MADLVYSDLIAKHYNFTGKFRKVEKDPGLKADSVVFIIVCCFIILENVLVLLTIWRTKKFHKPMYYFIGNLALSDLLAGVVYTANILLSGANTYKLSPTQWFFREGSMFVALAASVFSLLAIAIERHLTMLKMKLHNSGNTCRVFMLISTVWFIAAILGGLPVIGWNCIHSMKNCSTVLPLYHKTYILFCTTVFSVILMAIVVLYARIYALVRTRSRKLVFRKVSNGRGSGNKSSEKSMALLKTVIIVLSCFIACWAPLFILLLLDVACEIRTCPILYKAEWFLALAVLNSATNPLIYTLTSNEMRRAFLKMLLCSVCTQPAGKFSRPIIGAEFSRSKSDNSSHPNKEEPEYSPRETVVSSGNIASSS comes from the coding sequence ATGGCTGATCTTGTGTACTCGGACCTCATAGCAAAGCACTACAACTTCACTGGGAAATTCCGTAAAGTGGAAAAGGATCCCGGACTCAAGGCTGATTCTGTCGTGTTTATCATTGTGTGCTGCTTCATAATTCTAGAGAATGTGCTGGTTCTTCTCACCATTTGGCGGACCAAAAAGTTCCACAAGCCCATGTACTACTTTATTGGGAACTTGGCTCTTTCGGATTTGCTGGCTGGAGTGGTATACACGGCTAACATCCTGCTCTCAGGAGCTAATACGTATAAACTGAGTCCCACGCAGTGGTTCTTCAGGGAGGGCAGCATGTTTGTAGCACTGGCTGCTTCAGTCTTCAGCCTCTTGGCCATTGCAATCGAGCGCCACCTTACTATGCTCAAAATGAAGCTCCACAACAGTGGAAACACGTGCCGGGTCTTCATGCTGATCAGCACAGTGTGGTTCATCGCCGCCATTCTGGGTGGCTTGCCTGTCATAGGCTGGAACTGCATCCACAGCATGAAGAACTGCTCAACAGTGCTGCCACTCTACCACAAAACCTACATCCTGTTCTGCACCACCGTGTTTAGCGTGATCCTCATGGCCATCGTGGTGCTCTACGCCCGGATCTACGCACTGGTCCGCACACGTAGCCGCAAACTTGTCTTCCGCAAGGTTTCAAACGGCCGTGGGAGTGGGAACAAGAGCTCGGAAAAGTCCATGGCCCTGCTGAAGACGGTCATCATTGTCCTGAGCTGCTTCATCGCCTGCTGGGCACCACTCTTTATCTTGTTACTGCTGGATGTAGCCTGCGAGATCCGCACCTGTCCCATCCTCTACAAAGCTGAGTGGTTCCTCGCTCTGGCAGTGCTGAACTCGGCAACGAACCCTCTCATCTACACGCTCACCAGCAACGAGATGCGCAGGGCCTTCCTCAAGATGCTGCTGTGCAGCGTGTGCACTCAGCCTGCTGGCAAGTTCTCCAGACCCATCATTGGGGCAGAGTTCAGCCGGAGCAAATCGGACAATTCATCGCATCCCAACAAGGAAGAGCCTGAGTATTCACCCAGGGAAACAGTTGTGTCCTCAGGAAACATCGCGTCATCATCGTAA